In Sedimentibacter sp. MB31-C6, one genomic interval encodes:
- a CDS encoding AAA family ATPase, translating into MIVKINMNSVNSFKSPASLTTDKKINLIYGLNGTGKSTISDFLYNPTCANFANCSIDGLSDNEILVYNQRFIKDYFYQPENLKCIFTLSKENKESEEKIRNAEKEIDKLGKDKATKNIEITNKINDFDTNKQNAENKTWEIKTKFAGGVLEYCLDRLKGSRGTLFTYLDNIAKPALQPQKTIDQLKKEVDAIKGSTAQKYELLPTIKSVFSDIEKNQIFNKPIVGNENSTVATLIKKLDNSDWVKEGLKYILLNSENKVEPCPFCQERTITVALVESIENYFDKTYENDLDEIKKLLSDYGLFIDTLPNKETYNANPFIKDKKSSFDSLYNALIYLLSGNKEKISEKIKTPSQIVVLEDSTQVIAEFNNFVEDINNLINEHNEKMQNKDASLNTIKEQFWANMRWEFDQTISAYHTDRAVSEKKLKQLREEIKKVDNQISMQKQIIVDQQKKTVNIEEAIANINSGLLELGIDGFHIEKYTDTLYKIVRSEKCENTFESLSEGEKMIISFLYFRELCKGKKTVTGHSGKKIVVIDDPISSLSHIYIFNIGQMIKNDYFKSPSYEQVFLLTHSLYFFYEMTLTNHNKREEVQKLIRLTKNCKGSQFYEMKYEEIQNDYHSYWFIIKDDKQPPALIANCMRNIIEYFFNFIEKRDLNNVFQKPELKAAKYQAFRRYINRESHSLGQNIFDIKEFDYNNFKEAFRLMFVECGYEEHYKKMMK; encoded by the coding sequence ATGATTGTAAAAATCAATATGAATAGTGTAAATAGCTTTAAAAGCCCAGCTTCTCTTACGACAGATAAAAAAATCAACTTAATTTATGGTTTAAATGGAACTGGCAAAAGTACCATATCAGATTTCTTATATAATCCGACATGTGCTAATTTTGCCAATTGTTCTATTGATGGTTTATCAGACAACGAAATTCTTGTCTATAATCAGCGTTTCATAAAGGATTACTTTTATCAGCCTGAAAATCTCAAATGCATATTTACACTTTCAAAGGAAAATAAAGAATCTGAGGAAAAAATTAGAAATGCTGAGAAAGAAATAGATAAACTGGGTAAAGATAAGGCAACAAAAAATATTGAAATAACTAATAAAATAAATGATTTTGATACTAATAAGCAGAATGCCGAAAACAAGACATGGGAAATTAAAACTAAATTTGCTGGCGGGGTCTTAGAATACTGCCTTGATAGACTTAAAGGCAGTAGAGGAACTTTATTTACATATTTAGATAATATTGCAAAGCCTGCACTTCAGCCGCAAAAGACAATTGATCAACTAAAAAAAGAAGTTGACGCAATTAAAGGGAGTACTGCGCAAAAATACGAGCTACTTCCAACTATTAAATCAGTTTTTTCAGATATTGAGAAAAACCAGATTTTCAACAAACCCATCGTGGGTAATGAAAATAGCACTGTTGCAACATTAATTAAAAAACTAGATAATTCCGATTGGGTAAAAGAAGGCCTAAAATATATCTTGTTAAATTCAGAAAATAAAGTTGAACCATGCCCATTTTGCCAAGAAAGGACAATTACTGTTGCTTTAGTTGAAAGCATAGAAAATTACTTCGATAAAACTTATGAGAATGATCTTGACGAAATAAAAAAACTTTTATCGGATTATGGATTATTTATCGATACACTACCTAATAAAGAAACCTACAATGCTAATCCATTTATTAAAGACAAAAAATCGAGTTTTGATAGTCTATATAATGCTTTGATTTATCTTTTGAGTGGAAACAAAGAGAAAATTTCTGAAAAAATAAAAACACCTAGTCAAATTGTCGTACTCGAGGATTCTACTCAGGTAATTGCAGAATTCAATAACTTTGTAGAGGATATTAATAATCTCATAAATGAACATAATGAAAAAATGCAAAATAAAGATGCCTCACTTAATACAATTAAAGAGCAGTTTTGGGCTAATATGCGTTGGGAATTCGACCAGACGATATCAGCTTACCATACTGACAGAGCCGTAAGCGAAAAAAAATTGAAACAACTACGTGAAGAAATTAAAAAAGTTGATAATCAAATATCAATGCAAAAACAAATAATTGTTGATCAGCAGAAGAAAACAGTAAATATTGAAGAAGCAATTGCAAACATTAATAGCGGCCTCCTTGAACTCGGAATAGATGGCTTTCATATAGAAAAATATACAGATACTCTATATAAGATTGTAAGAAGCGAGAAATGTGAAAACACATTTGAATCCTTAAGTGAAGGTGAAAAAATGATTATTAGTTTTCTTTACTTTAGGGAATTGTGTAAAGGAAAAAAGACGGTCACTGGCCATTCCGGCAAAAAGATAGTCGTGATTGATGATCCTATATCAAGTCTATCACATATTTACATTTTTAACATTGGACAAATGATTAAAAATGATTATTTTAAATCTCCAAGCTATGAACAGGTATTTCTATTAACACATAGCCTATATTTCTTTTATGAAATGACTTTAACGAATCACAACAAAAGAGAAGAGGTTCAAAAACTAATTCGTTTAACCAAAAACTGTAAAGGCAGTCAATTCTATGAAATGAAATACGAGGAAATTCAAAATGACTATCACTCATATTGGTTCATAATTAAAGACGATAAGCAGCCTCCAGCATTGATTGCAAATTGTATGCGAAATATTATCGAGTATTTTTTTAATTTTATAGAAAAAAGAGATTTGAATAATGTATTCCAAAAACCTGAACTTAAAGCTGCAAAATACCAAGCTTTTCGTAGATATATTAACCGAGAATCTCATTCACTAGGCCAGAATATTTTTGATATAAAAGAGTTCGATTATAATAATTTTAAAGAGGCCTTTCGCTTGATGTTTGTAGAATGTGGATATGAAGAGCATTATAAAAAAATGATGAAATGA
- the dcm gene encoding DNA (cytosine-5-)-methyltransferase, with translation MDKTLCELFAGVGGFRLGLEKASKDWKTVWANQWEPKKKQQHAFDCYCEHFGKKEIYINEDIASIDKSKIPDHNLLVGGFPCQDYSVARTGAKGINGVKGVLWWEIRNILEIKKPKFVLLENVDRLLKSPAKQRGRDFGVMLACFNELGYNVEWRVINAAEYGFAQRRRRIFIFAYTRETKFASMQSSANAQCIINTAGFFARTFKINPINNIQNTNLIYKDLADVSENFKYEFGNSGYMNNGQIYTSNVTPVSIKPIPLSQILEKNADNKYNINESNLEKWNYLKGSKKIERTSKAGHKYIFSEGPIAFPDPIDKPARTMLTSESSLNRSTHVIKDPTTSKLRLLTPVEAERLQGFDENWTNTGMPEKFRYFCMGNALVVGVVEKMGQTLNKIFSIEESDYVIENEERKAI, from the coding sequence ATAGATAAAACGTTATGTGAATTATTCGCAGGTGTAGGTGGTTTTCGATTAGGACTAGAAAAGGCATCTAAAGACTGGAAAACAGTTTGGGCAAATCAATGGGAGCCTAAAAAAAAGCAACAACATGCTTTTGATTGCTATTGTGAGCATTTTGGTAAGAAAGAAATATATATAAATGAGGATATTGCCTCAATTGACAAATCTAAAATTCCTGATCATAATTTGCTTGTCGGTGGTTTCCCTTGTCAAGATTATTCTGTTGCAAGAACAGGTGCAAAAGGAATTAACGGAGTAAAGGGAGTACTTTGGTGGGAAATACGAAATATTCTAGAAATTAAAAAGCCTAAATTCGTTTTATTAGAAAATGTCGATAGATTACTAAAATCTCCAGCTAAACAACGTGGGCGTGATTTCGGTGTGATGCTAGCCTGTTTTAATGAATTAGGATATAATGTCGAATGGCGTGTTATTAATGCTGCAGAATATGGTTTTGCGCAAAGAAGACGTCGAATATTTATTTTTGCTTACACTAGAGAAACAAAATTTGCTTCAATGCAAAGTTCAGCAAACGCTCAATGTATAATAAATACAGCAGGGTTTTTTGCAAGAACTTTTAAAATAAATCCTATAAATAATATCCAAAATACAAATCTGATTTATAAGGACTTAGCAGATGTTTCTGAAAATTTTAAGTATGAGTTTGGTAATTCTGGCTATATGAATAATGGGCAAATTTATACTAGTAATGTAACACCTGTATCTATAAAGCCTATACCTCTGAGTCAAATTCTAGAAAAAAATGCAGATAATAAGTATAATATAAACGAAAGTAATTTGGAAAAGTGGAATTATTTAAAAGGTAGCAAAAAAATCGAAAGAACTAGTAAAGCCGGACATAAATATATATTTTCAGAAGGTCCTATAGCTTTTCCAGACCCAATAGATAAGCCTGCTCGTACAATGTTAACTAGTGAATCCAGCTTAAATAGAAGCACTCATGTAATTAAAGATCCTACAACCAGCAAATTAAGACTTTTAACACCTGTTGAAGCTGAACGACTTCAAGGATTTGATGAAAATTGGACAAATACTGGAATGCCAGAAAAATTCCGTTATTTCTGTATGGGAAATGCTTTAGTGGTAGGTGTAGTTGAGAAAATGGGCCAAACACTTAATAAAATATTCTCAATCGAAGAATCAGACTATGTAATTGAAAATGAGGAAAGGAAAGCTATTTAG
- a CDS encoding DpnD/PcfM family protein produces the protein MNTYKFEIIETLQKTVDIEATDEKEAYEIISNMYKEEKIVLDSDCFIDFEINLSD, from the coding sequence TTGAATACTTATAAATTTGAAATAATAGAAACACTTCAAAAAACAGTTGACATTGAAGCTACTGATGAAAAGGAAGCATATGAAATAATCAGTAATATGTACAAAGAAGAAAAAATTGTTTTGGATTCGGATTGTTTTATTGACTTTGAAATAAATTTATCAGATTAA
- a CDS encoding BMP family ABC transporter substrate-binding protein, translating into MKKIIMLFLALVLVFSLTACGSEQNATDDTSTGESAPQESSDIKVGVIHIGNPADGSGYTYAHDQGIVGMQETLGLEDNQIIRKNNVDDTDPTATETAILECIEEGANVIFGTSWGYMDTMAALAEEYPEVIFSHGTGYKSNETNFNNYFGRIYQARYLSGIVAGLKTESNLIGYVAAMGQENSEVTGGINAFAMGVNSVNPDAKVYVKVTNSWYSPAEETNAAKALLAEGCDVIAQHCDTPNPQLEAEKAGVFGIGYNSDMSKDAPKATLTSAVWDWSAYYTWAVENVINGTWTGENYYGGMEEGLVDISPLNEAIIAEGTQEAVEEVRQSILDGSFNVFDGVIETNDGNTVGEEGKTLDDATITGGINWYFKTVTVK; encoded by the coding sequence ATGAAAAAAATTATTATGCTTTTTTTAGCACTTGTATTAGTATTTTCACTAACTGCATGTGGATCTGAACAAAATGCAACAGATGATACTTCAACAGGGGAATCTGCTCCACAGGAGTCATCAGATATTAAGGTAGGTGTAATTCATATAGGAAATCCTGCAGATGGATCTGGTTATACATATGCACATGATCAAGGAATTGTTGGAATGCAAGAAACACTTGGTCTTGAAGACAATCAAATTATTCGTAAAAATAATGTAGATGATACTGATCCTACAGCTACAGAAACTGCTATACTAGAATGTATTGAAGAAGGAGCTAATGTTATTTTTGGTACAAGCTGGGGTTACATGGATACAATGGCAGCATTAGCAGAAGAATATCCAGAAGTTATCTTTTCACATGGTACAGGATATAAGAGTAATGAAACAAATTTTAACAATTATTTTGGTAGAATTTATCAAGCAAGATATTTATCTGGTATTGTAGCTGGTTTAAAAACAGAATCTAACTTGATTGGATATGTTGCAGCTATGGGTCAGGAAAATTCTGAGGTAACTGGAGGTATTAATGCATTTGCAATGGGAGTAAATTCTGTTAATCCAGATGCAAAGGTATATGTAAAAGTTACAAATAGTTGGTATTCACCAGCAGAGGAAACAAATGCAGCTAAAGCTTTATTAGCTGAAGGATGTGACGTAATTGCTCAACATTGTGACACTCCTAATCCACAGTTGGAAGCAGAAAAAGCAGGTGTGTTTGGTATTGGTTATAATTCTGATATGTCAAAGGATGCACCTAAGGCAACTTTAACATCTGCAGTATGGGATTGGTCAGCGTATTATACTTGGGCGGTAGAAAATGTTATTAATGGAACATGGACAGGTGAAAACTACTATGGTGGTATGGAAGAAGGATTAGTTGATATCTCACCTTTAAATGAAGCTATTATTGCAGAAGGTACTCAAGAAGCAGTTGAAGAAGTACGTCAATCTATTCTTGATGGAAGTTTCAATGTATTTGATGGAGTAATTGAAACAAATGATGGGAATACAGTTGGTGAAGAAGGTAAAACTTTAGATGATGCTACAATAACTGGAGGAATTAACTGGTATTTTAAAACAGTAACAGTTAAATAA
- a CDS encoding PhzF family phenazine biosynthesis protein: MKFYIVDAFTDTLFGGNPAGVVILDNNADFPEPEIMRKVAAELRYSETAFIKQTGDKEFNIRYFTPASEVDLCGHATIGSFYALADLKLVESGSTYINNNKAGKLNINVSKNSILMDMGLPEAINKIDDTKDLKELYCIMGLSFEGQGEILTGEKKGEVLIPEMISTGLPDIMMPVRNEDELAAIKPDFEKLSKLSENYKVVGVHAFTINTDDKAVHCRNFAPLYDIDEEAATGTSNGALTYYLYKNGLLHEGTDNLFIQGEAMNRPSKIMSKLYETGNSVKIQVGGMATILAQGEIRI; this comes from the coding sequence ATGAAATTTTACATAGTGGATGCTTTTACAGATACATTATTTGGTGGAAATCCAGCTGGAGTTGTAATATTAGATAATAACGCAGATTTTCCAGAGCCGGAAATTATGCGTAAAGTTGCAGCAGAACTTCGTTATTCTGAGACTGCATTTATTAAACAAACTGGAGATAAAGAATTTAATATTAGATATTTTACACCAGCTTCAGAGGTAGACCTTTGTGGTCACGCTACTATTGGATCTTTTTATGCTTTAGCTGATTTAAAACTTGTAGAAAGTGGTTCCACATATATTAATAATAATAAGGCGGGCAAATTGAATATTAATGTATCAAAAAATTCTATTCTCATGGATATGGGGTTACCTGAAGCTATTAATAAAATTGATGATACAAAAGATTTAAAAGAGCTATATTGTATAATGGGATTATCTTTTGAGGGACAAGGTGAAATACTAACTGGAGAAAAAAAAGGTGAAGTTTTAATACCTGAAATGATTTCAACTGGACTTCCGGACATAATGATGCCAGTAAGGAATGAAGATGAGTTAGCTGCAATTAAACCAGATTTTGAAAAGCTTTCAAAATTGTCTGAAAATTATAAAGTTGTAGGTGTTCATGCTTTTACAATTAATACAGATGATAAAGCAGTTCATTGTAGAAATTTTGCACCTTTATACGATATAGATGAAGAAGCAGCTACGGGTACTTCAAATGGAGCGTTAACATATTATTTATATAAGAATGGACTTTTACATGAAGGGACAGATAACTTATTTATTCAAGGAGAAGCTATGAATCGTCCGTCAAAAATTATGAGTAAATTATATGAAACTGGCAACAGCGTAAAGATTCAAGTTGGAGGAATGGCCACTATTCTAGCGCAAGGTGAAATAAGAATATAA
- a CDS encoding phosphodiester glycosidase family protein, which produces MRKTKVTSLIIIAIIITSTVTFAYGASTAYTSNGINGTAVNYVTVNINDENLKPVILQANNQINSTQSLSDMAQSVGVLAAVNGTYFEAYEGVPVPWGMIIKDGKLLHAGGGAQFGITSDNKFLVDNLSFKFVSYADGKLANYIWRINHPSTENEAITVFTPEYGTVSVETGGKAVLVDNGVITGFAVNNFEVPSNGYAILFNPGAVEFMYDRYQIGMEAEFTSEIVTKHTNSEDWDNVICGLGAGPSLVINGQVTANGENEGFFEDKINTASAGRSFIGATSEGKILMGNIGAATLKEAAAICESLDLVNAMCLDGGWSSALYYSPMKIATEGRDINNGLGFIESTSSGSVEEKINATPNFATILINGNQVAMEAYNIGGNNYFKLRDLAMALNDTEKNFQVGWDDSNNAISLASNVKYTPIGGELVTMENSNNVDALETDSKVYLDSVELELTAYNINNSNYFKLRDLGKALNFFIGWDDNSNTIKLDTTSEYVK; this is translated from the coding sequence ATGAGAAAAACTAAAGTAACAAGTTTAATTATTATTGCAATAATAATAACTTCAACAGTAACATTTGCATATGGAGCTTCGACAGCATATACTTCTAATGGTATTAATGGTACTGCAGTGAACTATGTAACAGTAAACATAAATGATGAAAATTTGAAACCGGTAATTTTACAAGCTAATAACCAAATTAACAGTACTCAGTCTTTATCGGATATGGCTCAATCAGTAGGGGTGTTAGCAGCAGTTAATGGAACATATTTTGAGGCTTATGAAGGAGTTCCTGTACCTTGGGGAATGATTATAAAAGATGGCAAGTTACTTCATGCAGGAGGTGGTGCTCAATTTGGTATTACTTCAGATAATAAGTTTTTAGTTGATAATCTAAGCTTTAAATTTGTAAGTTATGCAGATGGAAAATTAGCTAATTATATATGGAGAATTAATCATCCAAGTACAGAAAATGAAGCTATTACAGTATTTACACCAGAGTATGGAACAGTATCAGTTGAAACAGGTGGCAAGGCAGTTCTCGTTGATAATGGTGTAATAACTGGTTTTGCAGTAAATAATTTTGAAGTTCCTTCTAATGGCTATGCTATTTTATTTAATCCAGGTGCTGTTGAATTTATGTATGATAGATATCAAATTGGTATGGAAGCTGAATTCACATCTGAAATTGTAACTAAACATACAAATTCAGAAGATTGGGATAATGTAATTTGCGGATTAGGTGCAGGTCCGAGTTTAGTTATAAATGGGCAAGTTACAGCAAATGGAGAAAATGAAGGTTTTTTTGAAGATAAGATAAACACAGCCAGCGCAGGCAGATCATTTATTGGAGCGACTTCGGAAGGTAAAATTTTAATGGGAAACATTGGTGCGGCAACATTAAAGGAAGCAGCAGCTATTTGTGAGTCCCTTGATCTTGTTAATGCAATGTGTCTAGATGGAGGATGGTCATCAGCTCTTTATTATAGCCCGATGAAAATAGCAACTGAAGGTAGGGACATTAATAACGGTTTAGGTTTCATAGAATCTACTTCTAGTGGAAGTGTTGAAGAAAAGATAAATGCAACACCTAATTTTGCCACTATTTTAATAAATGGTAATCAAGTAGCTATGGAGGCTTATAATATAGGTGGAAACAACTATTTTAAGTTAAGAGATTTGGCTATGGCATTAAATGACACAGAAAAGAATTTTCAAGTTGGTTGGGACGATAGTAATAACGCCATTTCTCTTGCATCAAATGTGAAATATACTCCAATAGGAGGAGAACTTGTTACTATGGAAAATAGTAATAATGTAGATGCTTTAGAAACTGATTCAAAGGTGTATTTAGATAGTGTAGAGTTAGAGCTTACTGCTTATAATATCAATAATAGTAATTATTTTAAGTTAAGAGATTTAGGTAAGGCGCTGAACTTTTTTATAGGTTGGGATGATAATTCTAATACTATTAAATTAGATACAACGTCAGAATATGTAAAGTAA
- a CDS encoding Sau3AI family type II restriction endonuclease — protein sequence MVYKHDNDYDESNPISIENHAKKLIGKTFYDVVKDYVEVDTQIFKETELAYNYENKKRKGGLGQLIEECHFHYACNNDSKPDFDKAGVELKVTPYKINKNKSLSAKERLIITMIDYFSVINEKFEESHLWSKGNLILLVYYLYEKEISNRLNYRINYVKLFSPPNKDIRIIKQDYEKIINKIKAGKAHELSESDTLYLGAAPKAATSKDRRRQPFSDELAKPRAFAYKNSYMTYVLNNYIVPNVTTYETIMKDVVDVNFEDYVVNKIESFSNFSVDELCKVFEVKYKRKPKNLEAMLIYRILGIKGNQAEEFVKANIVIKTIRLNSNNKIKESMSFPTFKFKELVKEDWEDSSFGNYLRETRFLFVVYKFDENQVLRLRGCQFWNVPYRDLNEEVYSVWKKTKQVIVDGLQIINRNGRNYNNFPKASENPVCHVRPHAQNANDTYELPDGRQYPKQCFWLNSNYILSQLNKKFL from the coding sequence TTGGTATATAAACATGATAATGATTATGATGAATCGAATCCTATAAGTATAGAAAATCATGCTAAAAAATTAATAGGAAAAACGTTTTATGACGTTGTAAAAGATTATGTTGAAGTAGATACACAAATTTTTAAGGAAACTGAACTTGCATATAATTATGAAAACAAAAAGCGTAAGGGTGGATTAGGTCAACTCATAGAAGAGTGTCACTTCCACTATGCGTGTAATAATGATTCTAAGCCTGATTTTGATAAAGCTGGAGTAGAATTAAAAGTTACACCTTATAAAATAAATAAAAACAAAAGTTTGTCTGCTAAAGAACGACTAATAATTACAATGATTGATTATTTTTCTGTTATAAATGAAAAATTTGAAGAAAGTCATTTATGGTCTAAGGGTAATTTGATTTTACTTGTATACTACTTGTATGAGAAGGAAATAAGTAATCGATTAAATTATAGAATCAATTATGTAAAATTATTTTCTCCACCTAATAAAGACATTAGGATTATTAAGCAAGACTATGAAAAAATTATTAATAAAATAAAAGCTGGAAAAGCTCATGAATTATCTGAGAGTGATACGCTTTATTTAGGTGCAGCTCCTAAGGCTGCAACATCTAAAGATAGAAGACGACAACCATTTAGTGATGAATTAGCAAAACCTAGAGCTTTTGCATATAAGAATTCATACATGACATACGTTTTAAATAACTATATAGTTCCAAATGTAACAACATATGAAACAATAATGAAAGATGTTGTGGATGTTAATTTTGAAGACTATGTAGTTAATAAAATTGAGAGTTTTAGTAATTTTAGTGTGGATGAATTATGTAAGGTATTTGAGGTTAAATACAAAAGAAAACCGAAAAACTTAGAAGCTATGTTAATATATAGAATTTTAGGAATTAAGGGAAATCAAGCAGAAGAATTTGTAAAGGCAAATATTGTTATAAAAACTATAAGATTGAATTCTAATAATAAAATTAAAGAAAGTATGTCATTTCCAACGTTTAAATTTAAAGAACTGGTAAAAGAGGATTGGGAGGATTCTAGTTTTGGTAATTATTTGCGTGAAACAAGATTTTTATTTGTAGTATATAAGTTTGATGAAAATCAAGTGCTTAGATTAAGAGGATGTCAGTTTTGGAATGTTCCATATAGAGATTTAAATGAAGAAGTATATTCTGTATGGAAAAAAACTAAACAAGTGATAGTAGACGGATTGCAAATTATAAATAGAAATGGTAGGAATTATAATAATTTTCCAAAGGCATCTGAAAATCCCGTATGTCACGTAAGACCACACGCACAAAATGCTAACGATACATATGAGTTACCCGACGGTAGACAATATCCTAAACAATGTTTCTGGTTAAATAGTAATTATATACTTAGTCAATTAAATAAAAAGTTTTTATAA